The Chitinophaga sp. H8 genome contains a region encoding:
- a CDS encoding amino acid permease, translating into MKPTTEKTATQGLKRGLQNRHIQLIALGGAIGTGLFLGIGPAAVLAGPSVILGYALAGIIAFFIMRQLGEMVVEEPVSGSFSHFAYRYWGTFAGFASGWNYWVLYILVSMSELTAIGMYVHFWWPEIPLWASSLFFFIAINALNLSSVKVYGEAEFWFSIIKVIAIIAMIAFGIYLLISGSGGAQASITNLWNDGGFFPKGLLESDGKGGFQGLFAAIALIMFSFGGLELIGITAAEADQPEKTIPKATNQVIYRILIFYVGALIILFALSPWKGITTDSSPFVMVFESLKGFQFSVLGKTIYFTSLIANVLNLIVLTAALSVYNSCVYSNSRMLYGLAEQGNAPAFLSKLNKNHVPVKATLVSGLFAAICIVINKLIPEKALGVLMSLVVSSLIINWLMISVVHLKFKKHKREEQIKTKFPSFIYPLSNYICLVFLVGILALMWITGLKLPVELIPGWIIFLYLCYLLVKRKKQQA; encoded by the coding sequence TTGAAACCAACAACCGAAAAAACAGCAACACAGGGGCTTAAAAGGGGATTACAAAACAGGCATATCCAGCTGATAGCGCTTGGCGGAGCCATAGGAACAGGTTTATTCCTGGGAATAGGCCCAGCCGCTGTACTGGCAGGGCCGTCCGTAATTTTAGGCTATGCACTGGCAGGTATTATCGCCTTCTTCATCATGCGCCAGTTGGGCGAAATGGTAGTTGAAGAACCGGTGTCGGGTAGTTTTAGCCATTTTGCCTACAGGTACTGGGGCACGTTTGCCGGCTTCGCTTCGGGCTGGAACTATTGGGTACTTTATATCCTGGTAAGTATGTCTGAATTGACAGCTATCGGCATGTACGTGCATTTCTGGTGGCCAGAGATTCCCCTGTGGGCATCCAGCCTTTTCTTTTTTATTGCTATCAATGCATTAAACCTAAGCTCTGTTAAGGTATATGGAGAAGCTGAATTCTGGTTTTCCATCATAAAAGTAATAGCTATCATCGCTATGATTGCTTTTGGTATCTATTTGCTGATCAGTGGTTCCGGGGGAGCACAGGCCAGTATCACCAACCTCTGGAATGACGGCGGCTTCTTTCCAAAAGGATTACTTGAATCAGACGGCAAGGGCGGTTTTCAGGGTTTATTTGCGGCCATTGCCCTGATCATGTTTTCTTTTGGTGGGCTGGAACTGATAGGCATTACTGCCGCCGAAGCTGACCAACCGGAAAAAACAATTCCCAAAGCTACCAATCAGGTCATTTACCGTATTCTGATCTTTTATGTAGGTGCCCTGATCATCTTGTTTGCCTTATCCCCCTGGAAAGGTATCACTACGGACAGCAGCCCCTTTGTAATGGTTTTTGAAAGCTTAAAGGGTTTTCAGTTCAGCGTTTTGGGCAAAACCATTTATTTTACCAGCCTGATCGCCAATGTATTAAATCTGATCGTTTTAACAGCAGCACTTTCTGTATATAACAGTTGCGTATATAGTAACAGCCGAATGCTCTACGGCCTGGCAGAACAGGGAAATGCACCTGCTTTTTTATCAAAATTGAATAAAAACCATGTGCCTGTAAAAGCAACCCTGGTATCCGGATTATTTGCTGCCATTTGTATCGTTATCAACAAACTGATTCCTGAAAAAGCATTAGGGGTATTAATGTCATTGGTAGTATCTTCATTGATCATTAACTGGCTGATGATCAGTGTGGTGCATTTAAAATTCAAGAAGCATAAGAGAGAGGAACAGATCAAAACCAAATTCCCCTCTTTTATCTATCCTCTCTCCAACTACATCTGTCTGGTATTCCTTGTTGGTATTCTGGCCCTGATGTGGATTACAGGATTGAAGCTACCGGTAGAACTCATACCAGGCTGGATTATATTCTTATATCTCTGTTATCTCCTCGTTAAAAGAAAAAAACAGCAGGCTTAA
- a CDS encoding DUF4838 domain-containing protein: protein MKYLFLVIGLLAACSPSANKLIEEGKSDYKIFVADSAAAPEQYAAKELQKYLEKVSGCLLEITHEAKPAAKLIYVGFKGAPESLLKNLQPKDFGKEEYIIRSAEGQLLIAGGAPRGTLYGVIGYLSDHLNCRWYTREVIKTPEQRTITLGKIEDRQHPVFLYREAWYREAYDPEWALHNRLNPTITPLADSIGGSYIAFPFAHTFSQLVSSKQYFATHPEYFAEVNGKRLYAEHPQLCLTNPEVLRIATDQVFKWIKAHPEVSVFSIDQNDGEGNCTCKVCKKIDDAEGSPSGTLLTFVNKIADTVGKVYPDITLRTFAYAYTEAPPKTIRPADNVTIRLCHYDYCSAHPLTGCDNHKPFVARFNAWKKIAKRITIWDYYTDFAQFLMPFPNFESFKHDIKWYADRGVEGIFAQGNNVPDNGGGEFSELRAWVISQLLWDANRDPQALVDEFVNNVYGSAAPFIGGYIKLLHDQVKADSLDFSIWLRPEEVKYLSVPVIQKADSLFGQAMKAAEGDSALTKRVELAYLPVLYIKLFFYSTGGVAYISKEEVPAAYDRFKKIIARHRIRAISEDEKSYGSLAGFMRNVESAATFYNDWWVMGPFNNPDAKGLQTPFPPEKSLDLKQTYQVNGNNTGWLKYDNKSSGYIDFTKIFTQTENVVAYAQRTITAATARSMKFGVGSNDGVKVWINGKVVLDRPVARKAQPNQDIINVNLKEGANTILVKVDQLKGGWGFYFAEL from the coding sequence ATGAAATATCTATTCCTGGTCATAGGCCTGTTGGCTGCCTGTTCTCCATCCGCAAATAAATTAATTGAGGAAGGAAAAAGTGATTACAAAATCTTTGTTGCAGATAGCGCCGCTGCGCCGGAGCAGTATGCGGCAAAAGAGCTGCAAAAATATCTTGAAAAGGTGAGTGGCTGTTTGCTGGAAATTACACATGAAGCAAAGCCTGCTGCCAAATTGATTTATGTGGGGTTCAAAGGAGCACCTGAAAGCTTGCTTAAGAACCTGCAGCCCAAGGATTTTGGGAAGGAAGAGTATATTATCCGCTCAGCTGAGGGCCAGTTATTGATTGCCGGTGGTGCTCCCAGGGGAACCTTATATGGAGTGATCGGATATTTGTCTGATCATCTTAACTGCCGTTGGTACACGCGTGAGGTAATTAAAACTCCTGAACAGCGTACGATAACGTTAGGCAAAATTGAAGACCGCCAGCATCCTGTTTTTTTATATCGTGAAGCCTGGTATCGCGAAGCATATGATCCTGAATGGGCGCTGCATAACAGGTTAAATCCTACGATAACCCCACTGGCCGATTCAATAGGCGGGAGTTATATTGCTTTCCCTTTTGCACATACTTTCAGCCAGCTGGTATCTTCTAAGCAATATTTTGCTACCCATCCGGAATATTTTGCAGAAGTTAACGGAAAGCGGCTTTATGCCGAACATCCCCAGCTTTGCCTCACTAATCCTGAAGTGTTAAGGATAGCAACGGATCAGGTCTTTAAATGGATAAAAGCGCATCCGGAAGTAAGTGTCTTTTCCATTGACCAGAATGATGGAGAAGGGAATTGTACCTGTAAAGTGTGTAAAAAAATTGATGATGCGGAGGGAAGTCCCTCCGGTACATTGTTAACTTTTGTAAACAAGATTGCCGATACTGTTGGAAAGGTATATCCTGATATTACCCTGCGGACCTTTGCTTATGCCTATACAGAAGCACCTCCGAAAACGATCCGTCCCGCAGATAATGTTACCATCCGTTTATGCCATTACGACTACTGCTCTGCCCATCCTCTTACAGGTTGCGATAATCATAAACCCTTTGTAGCACGTTTTAATGCCTGGAAAAAAATTGCAAAACGTATAACTATTTGGGACTACTATACTGATTTTGCCCAGTTTCTTATGCCTTTCCCTAATTTTGAAAGTTTCAAGCATGATATTAAATGGTATGCGGACAGGGGAGTAGAAGGCATTTTTGCGCAGGGGAACAATGTCCCTGATAATGGGGGCGGAGAATTCTCAGAATTACGTGCCTGGGTAATTTCCCAACTATTGTGGGATGCCAACCGGGATCCGCAGGCATTGGTAGACGAGTTTGTAAATAACGTATATGGTAGTGCGGCTCCATTTATAGGAGGTTACATCAAGCTGCTCCATGATCAGGTTAAAGCGGACAGCCTTGATTTCAGTATATGGTTAAGGCCAGAAGAAGTTAAATACTTAAGTGTTCCTGTGATACAAAAAGCCGATAGCCTGTTTGGGCAGGCAATGAAAGCAGCTGAAGGAGATAGCGCTTTAACTAAACGGGTAGAGCTGGCGTATTTGCCGGTTTTATATATCAAACTCTTTTTTTACTCTACAGGAGGCGTCGCTTACATCAGTAAAGAAGAGGTACCTGCCGCATATGATCGCTTTAAGAAAATTATTGCCCGCCACCGGATTAGGGCGATCAGTGAAGATGAGAAGTCTTATGGAAGCCTGGCGGGATTTATGAGGAATGTAGAAAGTGCTGCTACTTTTTACAACGATTGGTGGGTGATGGGGCCTTTTAATAACCCGGATGCTAAAGGATTGCAAACACCTTTCCCGCCTGAAAAATCATTGGACTTAAAACAAACTTACCAGGTGAATGGTAACAATACAGGTTGGCTTAAATATGATAACAAATCATCCGGTTATATTGATTTTACCAAGATATTTACGCAGACCGAAAATGTAGTAGCCTATGCCCAGCGAACCATTACCGCTGCCACTGCCCGGTCCATGAAATTTGGTGTAGGAAGTAATGATGGCGTCAAAGTATGGATAAATGGAAAAGTAGTACTCGACAGGCCTGTTGCCCGCAAAGCGCAACCTAATCAGGACATTATTAACGTAAATCTAAAGGAAGGAGCAAACACCATCCTTGTAAAAGTGGATCAGCTTAAAGGCGGTTGGGGCTTTTATTTTGCAGAATTATAA
- a CDS encoding FecR domain-containing protein, with protein MEQQRISHLLEKHLAGTLDDAERQELEALIQQPDTAAWEDAISLQLSQQDDPGEAIDQQAARAAVARIVSLDKRRMTATYVRPWWHWAAAAVLLFCLAGTYFWYQYQPGLQPDKVEMTTFAPGTTKAMLTLADGSKVALDSTGNQLIDQGGTAVRQQGGQLLYEADRNNKTVSYNTLTTPSGGQFKVVLPDGSRVWLNAASSIRYPTAFTGTERRVELTGEGYLEVAKNEHQPFRVIVNDQTEIEVLGTQFNINSYTDEPVVRTTLVEGRVRVLQGKASAILQPGQQAIIQNGITVDKHANVDGAVAWKNGQFNFDGATLDEFMRQLARWYDIKVVYKGKVPDKSFQGKLGRDLDLYEILAALNDFGIQYKLEGKTLIIE; from the coding sequence ATGGAACAACAACGCATTTCTCATTTATTGGAAAAGCATCTGGCAGGGACACTGGATGATGCGGAGCGCCAGGAGCTTGAGGCCTTGATACAACAACCAGACACCGCTGCCTGGGAGGATGCTATCAGCCTGCAATTGTCCCAACAGGATGATCCGGGCGAAGCAATAGATCAGCAGGCGGCACGGGCTGCGGTGGCAAGAATCGTATCGCTGGATAAGAGAAGAATGACCGCTACATATGTACGTCCATGGTGGCATTGGGCTGCTGCGGCTGTACTGCTTTTCTGTTTGGCGGGTACTTACTTCTGGTATCAATACCAACCTGGCCTGCAGCCGGATAAAGTAGAAATGACCACGTTCGCACCAGGCACTACGAAAGCAATGCTCACATTGGCCGATGGCTCTAAAGTAGCATTGGATAGCACAGGGAATCAGCTGATTGACCAGGGGGGGACTGCTGTGCGCCAACAGGGTGGGCAATTGCTGTACGAGGCGGATAGAAATAACAAAACGGTCAGTTATAATACGCTTACTACACCCTCCGGAGGCCAATTTAAAGTGGTGCTGCCTGATGGCAGCCGCGTGTGGCTGAATGCTGCTTCTTCCATCCGTTATCCTACTGCTTTTACAGGAACAGAAAGAAGAGTGGAGCTGACTGGTGAGGGGTATCTGGAAGTAGCAAAAAATGAACATCAACCTTTCCGGGTAATAGTGAATGACCAAACAGAAATAGAGGTGTTGGGTACACAGTTCAACATCAATTCCTATACAGATGAACCGGTAGTCAGAACCACCCTGGTGGAAGGACGGGTGAGGGTATTACAGGGAAAAGCAAGTGCTATATTGCAACCAGGGCAACAGGCGATTATACAAAATGGCATCACTGTTGACAAACATGCTAATGTGGATGGTGCAGTGGCCTGGAAAAACGGACAATTTAATTTTGATGGGGCTACACTGGACGAATTTATGCGTCAACTTGCCCGATGGTATGATATAAAAGTTGTTTACAAAGGAAAAGTACCAGACAAGAGTTTTCAGGGAAAACTTGGCCGTGACCTGGATCTGTATGAAATACTGGCTGCACTTAATGATTTTGGTATCCAATATAAACTGGAAGGCAAAACATTGATAATAGAATAA
- a CDS encoding RNA polymerase sigma factor: MLDQLSYYEKLLSEKIADGDEIAFADLYALYAPRLKAYAFKFTHSVADTEEILQESFLKIWLHREKLPQITQLQAWIYKVVARECLQWLRKQAGWQKQVDKMVDYHITATVSTPEEIVKWQELNAAIQTAIEKLPAIRQKIYLQNREQGLKPAAIALALQMPVGTVKNHLSAAVRSIREHLINDGYQLIPLVSLVIAPLF, translated from the coding sequence TTGTTAGATCAGCTTTCATATTATGAAAAACTGTTGTCTGAGAAGATAGCAGATGGGGATGAAATTGCATTTGCCGACTTATATGCGCTGTATGCACCTAGGCTAAAGGCGTATGCTTTTAAATTCACCCACTCAGTGGCAGATACTGAGGAAATCTTGCAGGAAAGTTTTCTGAAGATCTGGTTGCACAGGGAAAAACTTCCACAAATAACACAATTGCAGGCATGGATATATAAAGTAGTAGCCAGGGAGTGTCTGCAATGGTTGCGTAAACAAGCAGGCTGGCAAAAACAGGTAGACAAGATGGTGGATTACCACATCACTGCTACGGTATCTACCCCGGAAGAAATTGTAAAATGGCAGGAGCTGAACGCTGCAATTCAAACTGCCATTGAAAAATTGCCCGCCATCCGGCAAAAAATTTATCTTCAAAACAGGGAACAGGGGCTGAAGCCTGCTGCTATCGCGTTGGCATTGCAAATGCCGGTAGGAACTGTAAAAAACCACCTCAGTGCAGCCGTACGATCTATACGGGAACACTTAATAAATGATGGTTACCAGCTTATACCACTTGTTAGCCTGGTTATCGCTCCTCTTTTTTAA
- a CDS encoding RagB/SusD family nutrient uptake outer membrane protein, with product MKIIKLFIVLVGIGLVSSCQKEFLERTPQDRISDAEYWTSVNDLKLYCNSFYNQMIPDYAYGSTGIYGQDADQGSDNMIGMDYNTALNGERTMPASGGGWDWSQLRNINYFLDNYGRVSGKADDIAAYRGEALFFRAWFYFQMLKKFGDLPWINKTLNVDDEALTAPRVSRSIIADSIIHDLTIAIEGLPSKISAPQQRVTKEIAMAFLTRVALYEGTWEKYHAGTPFGVTGQNGKKFFEAAASVAETLMSSGVQGLDNVAQDMGYWKLFNQTDYSGSNEIMFWRRYSVDMNVFHNWPRYTAWGAGRGVTKSLVDDYLCFDGKPRAVSKLYQGDDRIWSVVGERDPRLAQLIYKPGDARMVRNGEVVDQFWQPLFAGAAENKCATGYQLYKGHTTDYDQQISQSSGYTGLILIRYAEVLLNYAEAKAELGTFTQADADKSINLLRGRVWMPALQVNAIIHDPNWLFPNLSPLLNEIRRERRVELACEGFRHDDIFRWAEAGRLIKGWKPKGAKKAQWNGEIDPIYLDAYPVDDNGYIDLYQHVATLINGYNFKTNRDYLLPLPTQETTLNPSLGQNPGW from the coding sequence ATGAAAATCATTAAACTTTTTATAGTGCTTGTTGGCATAGGCCTGGTGTCTTCCTGCCAGAAAGAGTTTCTGGAGCGCACACCGCAGGACAGGATCAGTGATGCGGAATACTGGACCAGTGTAAACGATCTGAAGCTGTATTGTAATAGCTTCTATAATCAAATGATACCAGACTATGCATATGGCAGTACCGGAATATATGGGCAGGATGCAGATCAGGGAAGTGATAATATGATTGGTATGGATTATAACACTGCATTGAACGGAGAACGTACCATGCCGGCCAGTGGTGGTGGTTGGGATTGGAGCCAGTTGAGGAACATCAATTATTTCCTGGATAATTACGGCCGGGTAAGTGGGAAAGCAGACGATATCGCGGCCTATCGCGGAGAAGCATTGTTTTTCAGGGCATGGTTCTATTTTCAGATGCTGAAAAAATTTGGTGATCTGCCATGGATCAACAAAACCCTGAATGTAGATGATGAAGCACTGACTGCTCCCCGTGTATCAAGAAGCATTATTGCAGATTCTATTATTCATGACCTTACTATTGCTATTGAGGGATTACCTTCCAAAATAAGCGCACCTCAGCAGCGGGTGACCAAAGAAATTGCCATGGCATTTCTGACCCGTGTGGCATTATATGAGGGCACCTGGGAAAAATATCATGCGGGTACCCCTTTTGGAGTAACAGGGCAAAATGGTAAGAAATTTTTTGAAGCTGCTGCCAGCGTTGCTGAAACGCTGATGAGTTCGGGTGTTCAGGGCCTTGACAATGTAGCACAGGATATGGGATACTGGAAGCTGTTTAACCAGACGGATTATAGCGGGAGCAATGAGATCATGTTCTGGAGGAGATACAGTGTGGATATGAATGTATTCCATAACTGGCCACGTTATACAGCGTGGGGGGCTGGTCGTGGTGTTACCAAAAGCCTGGTAGATGATTATCTCTGTTTTGATGGCAAACCCAGAGCAGTGAGCAAACTTTACCAGGGAGACGACAGAATATGGTCCGTTGTGGGAGAGCGTGATCCTCGTCTGGCGCAGTTGATCTATAAACCCGGTGATGCCAGGATGGTAAGGAATGGAGAAGTTGTAGACCAATTCTGGCAACCCTTATTTGCAGGGGCGGCAGAGAATAAGTGTGCTACCGGATATCAGTTGTACAAAGGGCATACTACGGACTATGACCAACAGATATCACAAAGTTCAGGATATACTGGCCTTATCCTGATCAGGTATGCGGAAGTACTCCTCAACTATGCAGAAGCAAAAGCCGAGCTGGGAACTTTTACACAGGCAGATGCAGATAAGAGCATTAATCTGTTGCGTGGGCGGGTATGGATGCCTGCTTTGCAGGTGAATGCTATTATCCATGACCCCAATTGGCTCTTTCCCAATTTATCCCCATTGCTGAATGAGATCAGGAGAGAAAGAAGGGTGGAACTGGCCTGTGAAGGGTTCCGGCATGATGATATTTTCCGCTGGGCAGAAGCTGGTCGTCTGATTAAAGGCTGGAAACCTAAAGGCGCGAAGAAAGCGCAATGGAATGGTGAGATAGATCCCATATACCTGGACGCATATCCGGTAGATGATAACGGCTACATAGATCTTTACCAGCATGTAGCAACGCTGATCAACGGCTATAATTTTAAAACCAACAGGGACTATCTGCTACCCTTACCTACACAGGAAACAACGTTGAATCCGTCACTTGGCCAAAACCCTGGCTGGTAA
- a CDS encoding TonB-dependent receptor: MKLTSFMLLFFGLHLSGRSVSQTVTLSGTHLKLETVLTTIEKQTGFISLYDRGDMANALPVSVAANRRSLRDFLDTVFKYQPLTYTIRKTTIFIKPKPSGNTQPVSPASLSDTVQLPITGKVTDENGQPLIGVSIRVKGTSAGTVTNTDGGYTIRANAPTTLLFSYIGYVPQEAGVSKSGELDIILKQLPAALEEAVVVGYGTQKKANLTGAVDRIGGEVLRNRPVPRLSQALQGQIGNLNVVTSTEGGAPGAKQNLNVRGFTGLGNMAPPLVVIDGIPGGDINTINPNDVEDISVLKDAASSAIYGATGAYGVILITTKQGKRNQRARVSYNNNISFAQAINVPRMMNSLDFANLYNEAFLNAGRSQWFDNETIGRIKDYQSGKLKDETVLTPDGFAWMQWNAANANNDWFNIYLKDLSNSQQHNIDVRGGSDKITYYLGAGLNARNGMFNYADEKYRQYNLRANINGDVTSWMKFAFRSSFNRENNDVPFFYGNSGIWMMEQIARRFPTVPLRNPDGNYSYDSFVPFFEQGGRNKNTRDNLSLTGELIVNPLKGWDITANYTLTTTGFNDERQGKTFYLPLPKDGELRGGQYPDEVNRTFSAANTHVINFFSSYEKQLSDHYVKVMGGYIRQEYNYKELYGKNSFTYSQNLPSLALTYFPQPVVSDVLNDFGLEGFFGRINYNYKQKLLLELNGRYDATSRFLSNDRWAFFPGISAGYVPSKEDFWKGIEKTVNYLKFRGSYAALGDQESFLEWTPPYYYYPFYPALRTTTPPNTNWLFGSGDKQAAVTSPEKLVPNNLTWQKPVSLNLGVDMAFLDWRLNANLDYFVRTVNDLVGPAKSLPGVLGIAAPRENNSRMQTRGFELTLEWKDKIGKLQYQVRGVLSDYKGKILKYPNKTGILSDWYEGQQLGDIWGYRTIGLFKDDAEVANAPSQSFLYGNWGAGDVHYADLNGDKKIDRGDYTRANPGDLAIIGNESPRYAYSLTLSLQYAGFDFSTFLQGVAKRDAWVSSNYFWGIIGHEWNSSPFTVHQDRWTQDNPGGYFPKFYMNEQNDKNTQVQTRYLQNAAYMRIKNMQLGYTLPKTILQRLDFEKLRVYVSIDNLATFTKQIRTMDPELSIGNGRLYPLQRTFSFGINASL; encoded by the coding sequence ATGAAATTAACTTCTTTCATGCTACTGTTTTTTGGATTGCATTTGTCAGGAAGATCGGTTTCACAAACAGTGACACTTTCAGGAACACATCTTAAACTTGAAACAGTACTGACCACTATTGAAAAACAAACGGGATTTATCTCCTTATACGACAGAGGAGATATGGCAAATGCACTTCCTGTTTCTGTTGCGGCTAACCGCCGTTCGTTACGTGATTTTCTGGATACGGTTTTTAAGTATCAGCCGCTTACCTATACGATCCGGAAAACAACCATATTTATAAAACCTAAGCCTTCGGGAAACACTCAGCCTGTAAGTCCGGCCAGCCTGTCGGATACTGTGCAGCTTCCTATTACAGGTAAAGTGACTGATGAAAACGGCCAGCCACTGATTGGTGTGAGTATCCGGGTGAAAGGTACCAGTGCGGGTACTGTTACAAATACGGATGGGGGGTACACTATCCGGGCAAATGCACCCACTACTTTGTTGTTTAGCTATATCGGGTATGTTCCGCAGGAAGCAGGAGTAAGTAAATCCGGTGAGTTGGATATCATTTTAAAACAGCTGCCAGCCGCACTGGAAGAGGCCGTAGTGGTAGGGTATGGTACACAGAAAAAGGCGAACCTCACAGGGGCAGTTGACCGTATAGGCGGCGAAGTGTTAAGGAACCGCCCTGTGCCGCGGCTGTCTCAGGCTTTGCAAGGACAGATAGGCAACCTCAATGTAGTGACTTCCACAGAGGGGGGAGCTCCTGGTGCCAAACAGAACCTGAATGTCAGGGGGTTTACAGGATTGGGGAATATGGCGCCGCCACTGGTAGTGATTGATGGTATCCCGGGTGGGGATATTAATACGATTAATCCGAATGATGTAGAAGATATCTCTGTACTGAAAGATGCGGCATCAAGTGCTATTTATGGCGCAACGGGTGCCTACGGGGTCATCCTCATTACCACCAAACAAGGCAAAAGAAACCAACGTGCCAGAGTAAGTTACAATAATAACATCTCTTTTGCACAGGCGATTAATGTACCACGTATGATGAACTCGCTGGACTTCGCGAACCTCTACAACGAGGCTTTCCTGAATGCCGGCAGGTCCCAGTGGTTCGATAATGAAACGATTGGCCGTATAAAAGATTATCAATCCGGTAAACTGAAGGATGAAACAGTACTTACGCCGGATGGGTTTGCCTGGATGCAATGGAATGCTGCCAATGCGAATAATGACTGGTTTAATATTTATCTGAAAGATCTGAGCAACAGTCAGCAACATAATATTGACGTACGTGGAGGAAGCGATAAGATTACCTATTATCTGGGGGCTGGTTTAAATGCGAGAAACGGCATGTTTAACTATGCAGACGAAAAGTACCGGCAGTATAACTTACGGGCTAACATCAATGGTGATGTTACCTCCTGGATGAAATTCGCTTTCCGCTCTTCCTTCAACCGGGAAAATAACGATGTGCCTTTTTTTTATGGTAACTCAGGTATCTGGATGATGGAACAGATAGCAAGGCGGTTTCCTACTGTTCCCTTACGCAATCCTGATGGTAATTATTCTTACGATTCATTTGTACCTTTCTTTGAACAGGGTGGACGTAACAAAAATACCCGTGATAATCTTAGCCTTACAGGTGAGCTGATTGTCAACCCACTGAAGGGATGGGATATTACGGCCAACTATACACTCACGACTACCGGATTTAACGATGAGCGGCAAGGGAAAACCTTTTATCTGCCACTTCCTAAAGATGGAGAATTACGCGGAGGACAATACCCGGATGAAGTAAATCGTACTTTTTCAGCTGCCAATACACATGTGATTAATTTTTTCTCTTCCTATGAAAAGCAACTGAGCGATCATTATGTAAAAGTAATGGGCGGATATATCAGGCAGGAGTATAATTACAAAGAACTTTATGGCAAGAACAGCTTTACCTATTCTCAAAACTTACCCTCCCTTGCTTTAACATATTTTCCACAACCAGTGGTATCAGATGTATTGAATGATTTTGGATTGGAGGGCTTCTTTGGCCGTATCAACTATAACTATAAGCAAAAATTATTGCTGGAACTGAATGGACGTTATGATGCCACCTCACGTTTCCTGAGTAATGACCGGTGGGCTTTCTTCCCTGGTATCTCTGCCGGCTACGTGCCTTCCAAAGAAGATTTCTGGAAGGGAATTGAAAAGACAGTGAATTACCTGAAATTCAGAGGTTCCTATGCCGCTTTAGGTGATCAGGAAAGTTTTCTGGAATGGACACCTCCCTACTATTATTATCCTTTTTATCCTGCACTGAGAACGACTACCCCTCCGAATACGAACTGGCTTTTTGGTTCTGGCGACAAACAGGCTGCTGTTACCTCTCCGGAAAAACTGGTGCCGAATAATCTGACCTGGCAAAAGCCGGTATCATTGAACCTTGGTGTGGATATGGCATTTCTTGACTGGCGGTTAAATGCGAACCTGGATTATTTTGTGCGCACTGTAAATGATCTGGTAGGGCCGGCCAAATCCCTGCCAGGTGTACTGGGTATTGCGGCTCCCAGGGAAAATAATTCCCGGATGCAAACCAGGGGCTTTGAGCTTACATTGGAATGGAAGGATAAGATTGGCAAATTACAATACCAGGTACGTGGGGTATTAAGTGACTATAAAGGAAAAATCCTGAAATACCCGAACAAAACAGGTATCCTGAGTGACTGGTATGAAGGTCAGCAGCTGGGTGATATCTGGGGCTATCGTACTATCGGGCTGTTTAAAGATGATGCGGAAGTAGCCAATGCTCCATCCCAGTCTTTTCTTTATGGCAACTGGGGTGCAGGAGATGTGCATTATGCGGATCTTAACGGGGATAAAAAAATCGACCGGGGAGATTATACCCGTGCTAATCCGGGCGATCTGGCCATTATTGGTAACGAGTCTCCCCGCTATGCATATAGCCTGACATTATCATTGCAATATGCAGGCTTCGATTTTTCTACTTTCCTGCAGGGTGTGGCTAAAAGAGATGCATGGGTATCTTCCAACTACTTTTGGGGTATTATAGGTCATGAATGGAATAGTTCTCCATTTACAGTTCACCAGGATAGATGGACACAAGACAATCCTGGAGGGTATTTCCCCAAGTTCTATATGAATGAGCAAAATGACAAAAATACACAGGTACAAACACGTTATCTGCAGAATGCTGCTTATATGCGTATCAAGAATATGCAGCTGGGTTATACACTTCCTAAAACCATCCTGCAACGATTGGATTTTGAAAAACTTAGAGTGTATGTGTCTATAGACAATTTAGCCACTTTCACCAAACAGATCAGGACCATGGACCCGGAATTGTCTATAGGGAATGGCAGACTGTATCCTTTACAGCGCACCTTTTCCTTCGGTATAAATGCAAGTCTTTAA